The genomic stretch TGGATTGCATAAATGATGCCGCCTTGCCTTGCCACTGATCGACGAAAGGGCTCGCTTCCGCCTCCGTGTCCAAACCACCGATTTCAACCAAAGACTCCTTACCATCCCCACCGTATAATTCTTCACTTTCCTCTGCTGCAGCAATCCTCTGCAATTCCAAGGCCTCACGCGTCTTGTTCCAGCGGCAAACCATACTGAAACCCCCATCCTTAGGAAGCATCAGCACCCGGTTTTCTCCTCTCTCCCACACCACATCCTTCTTCCCTCCCGACGAGATAACAAACTTAAACTCCACAGACTCGCCGCCTCGAACCTCCAGGTCGCGGGCCCATCCGTCGGGCGTCCATTCCATCGCCACGTGCTTCTCCCACGATCCAAGCTCCTCAGTCGACCCGACGACGCTGACGTGCTGGCCGAACTTGACCTGGTGAGCGAGCAGAACGCGGATGCGGATCTTCCTCCGCTCCCCCGATTCGCCAGaatccctcttcttctcctccttcctgCAGATAAAAAACCAACAAGGGCCGCTCGCCGTAAGCCTTTATCGCAACTTGTCTTTCGTTTTCCGGTGCGGGATGAAGGGCTCACCTCTCGACGGATGTAGAGGCGGCAGAGCGGCAGTAGAAGGGACGAGGAGGGTGACGAAGAGGAGGAGATCGGCGAGGGAAGGGAAGGCCGCGAGAAGGCGCCGCCATGAGGGAGGAGGGCGGGGGGTGGGAAGGGGATCGGAGGAGAGTGTTGAAGGGGCGGACAGAGGCCATGGCGATGGAGTTGGGGGTAGATCGGAAATCGGAAAGTGGAGGGTATTTATAGGCGGAACGGACGGTGAGGAAGGCGTGTGAAACGGAGAGACCTGGGAAAGTGGGAGGAGGGGAGAGAAGGGAGAGCGCGAgagtgtgagtgtgtggattggTCGCGTACGGTTCGAGTTATCGTGGAGAAAGCGAGTTACCCGACTGGAGACCAGAGGCGGAGAGCGACCATAGTCACGGGACACTTGTAAAGTACCAAATTATCAATCcaaaaatatttattcaaattaaaattattattatttatattgatGAAGAGAAAAAAAGTCCAACTacttttatattattataataattataaaatcatgaCTATTGTcgatataaataaattatattataatatttattgtaTTGCACGAGGTATTTTGTTCCTGATCAAGGTGTTATCATCGTTAAGTCTAGGATCAAATCTTAGTAAAACCGAGATAAATATCTTCTTTAGAGCATCTTTAATGTGGGATATTTGGAAGAGATATTTTTCCAAATATCCCCCACCCCCAAATATCCCCCATTGATGGGGTAATAGAAATCACGGGACACACATCTGTGTCTGGTGATTTCTTGATGTGGGGCCCACAAAAAGTgggctgtcctttttttttttttaatatgatggGCCCCACCTTTAACATCAGTGTCTGGacaatttttttgttttatttttttttatttaattaaattcaaactatgTAAACATTAAAAGAGTTCGTTGGAAAAATTAATTGTCGAGGAATCCAACGTTCGAAAAATAAATCGTTCCAAAACGTTCGAAAAATTAACCGTTCGAAAACATTCGAAAAATTAAACGTTCGATAACGTTCAATTTCTccctatatatatatcatttcttTCATCTATTTTTATCATTTTCATACTCATTACCTACCAAAAATTTAGAGAGATGGATAAAAATTCTGGTCATTATTTTAGGGATTTGTTCAACTCTCCAAATATCGACGAAAATGCAAGTGAAGAAAGTTCTCGACCCGTCCTAATTTCttcaatcctcaatttccatttcCCACTCAACATCCACCAAATTTCCAACATTTTCCATACCCACCACCATATTACCATAATTTCCAAAGTTATCCAAATTCTTTGAGTGACGACCCTCGAGCTCCGTTTTATACATATCCTCCAGAATATTGGCAGAGTAATCAGTATTTCATGCAAGACCCATCTCATAAAATTAATCAGCTTCAATCACCAGAGATTAATTCAAATGAATCAAGAAGAGCTAGTATTTATGCAATTGACAGTGATAAAGGTACACCTTATGTAGTCCCCGATTCACAATTTCCTCCATTTTCATCAGAAATAGGGTCCGATGATATTATTCTCAATCAAGCACCAGAGATGGGCAACGAATCAGATGAAGACCATAACAAGCGAACAGTATGGACAGTGGCAGATGATAATCTCCTTGCAGCGGGCTACACAATTATGAGTGAAGATTCAGTAGTTGGTAATGCCCAGAAGAGTGAGTCATTTTGGAAACGAGTTGTGACATACTTCAATACCAATCGAGCTAAAGGAGCTAAAAAGAAAACTGCGGAGAAAGCAAAATCACATTGGGCTTCATTGAAAAAGATCGTAAATAGATACAATGGAATATACAATAAATGGTATAATGATCGACCAAGCGGATGGAGTGATGAGGATTTGATGGTGCGAGCTTATGAAGAATACAAGAGTACTTTTAAAACTACTTTCCAATATGAGTATGTGTGGAGAATCGTGAAAGATAGTCCTATGTATGCTCCTCAATCCTCAGATCGACGGGCAACAAAAAAAGCAAGAACATCAGAATCATCAGGTGCACATACTGACTCTTCTAATCCTAATACAACTGCTGATATAGATGATAGAGAAATCCGATTTCGTCCAATGGGACAGAAGGCAGCAAAGAGGAAATGCAAAGAAAGAGTAGACCTACTTGATGAATTGAATCAGGCTATGCAACAATCAATGGCGCAGTTGGAAGAGTATAATAACAATAAGAAAGTTGATCAACTCATCCAAGCACATCAACTCCTCGTAATGGACACACGAGGTATGACTGATGAACAACTTCAAAATCATCTAGCGATATGTGAACAACTAAAGAAAAAATTGAACATGTAGTTAATTTGGTTTATTTTAGCTGCTCCATGTTACTTTTATTATTTATAGTTTATTGTTatgtattttattaattaaatatggttttgtatcTCTGTattgtaattttaaatttataaaatatttgtatttgtatgaacttaaatttatatttctattaaatttttgttagaattaaatgtaagttaattaaatttgatgagATATTTAATTGTGGAATTGAGGATATTTGAGAGTGAATATTTGATGAGTGAGAcctataaatatttgattggtggGATATTTCATTGTGGAAGTTGAGATATTTGAAAGATGATATGGAAGTGGGGTCCATAAATATTTGGGAGAAATATCCCAAGCTATTGTGGATGCTCTTATATACTAGTTATCATCTGTGATTTACTTTCTTCATGTTGATCCTGATATGAATTGCCGGGGACGCTAATGACGATTGTATTCACCCTATTATAATATttactatttataattgataTAACAGATAATTTATTTATGAGTTACGGAATATAGTAATTATGATGGTATAGTTGTtataataaaatcaaaaataaaaataattttaaaaaacaaaatgtAAAGAGGACGAAACGGAATGCTCAtttgataataaatgaaaataaagagtTGATTCGAATTTAAaagtattcttttaatttttgtcttATATTATATTGATTTAGTTGGAAATACTGCGTATAAAATaccaaattatttatttaatttttctagaaaaaatatttttatgtggATGGAAAAATTCCTAGATTATGAATATAATATTTGACTTTACTAACTACGGGAGTAAAATATAATATCTTCGATTATAGAAGGTAACATGAAAAATAGATAATATATAGGGGTGtaatcgaatcgaatcgagtcGAATTTTTAGATgtttaagtttgatttatttataatCGAGCCaaactcgagctttatttaactaatatattcatggctcataaatttattcgaacttttatcgagcttaaacgagcttaataaatataaattataaatttaaatattcattaaaagttaaattatatattttaaaaaaattataatagttttgtttaaatttataattttattctaataaataaatttaatatatttgcctatgtttttcataagtagagtgtaaaatctataaatttaatatcaaaattatttttttatttaaaagttgatttatgagcttaacgaatatattcatgagttaacgagtcgaatattgtgaagttcgagcttgatttatttatcttagcGAGTcttattaaacgagctcaaatgaacttttatcgaatcgaggttCGAATAGCTGACGAgcagcttggctcatttacataACGTAGTAAAGGAGAATAAAAACAACTTTCATCCCAAAGATAAGAGACTTgatattttttgttttaattgaGATGCCTGGGCCTTCGACAATCTTGGTCCATTGGATGATCTTCATccatttgataaatttaaaggtGTCCATTGGATAAATTTAAAAGTGCGAGTAGGTCCTTCTCCATAAGTCAAGGTCTTATTTTTCATAGTGGGCGACATTCCTCCGAGTTCACCGATTGAATAAATTTGCCCAACATTCAACATCCAGCATCCAATCTCCTAAATTTTTCATAGTGGGCAGCATTCCTCCAAGTTCACGAAAAGAAAATACTTTAAGCATATCATAATTAAGATTCAAACCATAAATCCTTAGTAAACTTCTTAACACTTTATCATCGCATCGCGGCATGATAGACTTGAATTTTGTTACTTAAAATGGTTGTATAGCAAATTTTATATTGATTTTGTTGAAAGGTTTTTTTACCATTTGGAATATTATAGGTGTCATGGAAAGCTCCATCCACCCGTATAAATTCAGAAGTGTGAGTAataatcaacatttagatatgttattttaatattattttttgatatttttatcctCTAGTGgctttgattttcttctccttctccctaaTGCCCCTTTCAATTGTTCTCCTGATCTTCTCTAAAAGGCAACGACGGCGACGTTCTGATGGCGTTGGTGAGTAGCAGCGGCCTCAACGATGGGTTCTCGCTAAAGTGGTAGCTTCAGTGAGACCTTCCATTCCCTCACCTCCTCTGTGCGTATCTTGTAGATGCGGTTCACGAAGGAGCGGTTCACCTCCTCTGTGCATAAAGATCTCGGACGGTGACAACACTTAATCCCTGGGTTCTCAACGGAGTGGTTCTGCTCAGGCAGGTTCCCTCATCTCCACTCTGACCTAATCAGATTCCATCCTGACGACGTGGTTTGCGAATGCATGGGATTTTGAGGAGGGAACGGTTGTTCATTTTCTTCTCCGGTGAAGTCCCTTCCGAATTCTAGCACCGAGCACAATTGAGAACTCCTTGTGAACGTGGTTTGCAAAGGCAGGAGTGTATCTGGCAAGCTCCAGTCGTCCACCATCCTTCTCTGGTGAAAGAATCCATTGTACTATTCTTTCTTTGGCTCCATTCGACATGTTCAAGCTAGTGTGGTTCGTGTGGGCAGAAACAGTGTCGACGAGTGAGGATCACACCTCTGTGTCTTTCACTTAACTTCCACTGGAGTGGCACAGCTTCAAGGAAGAGTCACACCGTTTCCTATCAACGACGCAAACATCCCCGGCATCTTCGTCGTTATCCACCGGAGCTAGTGGTTCCATCTCCGGATCTCCGTGTAACAGTGGGGATAGTCTTTGGAGTTGATTATTGAATTATGGTTTGGTTAACTTAGTTTACTTTTTCATATTTGATTTTGAGCATTGGTTAACAGTGGGGATAGTCTTTGGGATAGTTTTCTCCCTAAACCCTATCTTATACATGTTTTTGT from Zingiber officinale cultivar Zhangliang chromosome 5B, Zo_v1.1, whole genome shotgun sequence encodes the following:
- the LOC121986950 gene encoding glutathione S-transferase T3-like → MQDPSHKINQLQSPEINSNESRRASIYAIDSDKGTPYVVPDSQFPPFSSEIGSDDIILNQAPEMGNESDEDHNKRTVWTVADDNLLAAGYTIMSEDSVVGNAQKSESFWKRVVTYFNTNRAKGAKKKTAEKAKSHWASLKKIVNRYNGIYNKWYNDRPSGWSDEDLMVRAYEEYKSTFKTTFQYEYVWRIVKDSPMYAPQSSDRRATKKARTSESSGAHTDSSNPNTTADIDDREIRFRPMGQKAAKRKCKERVDLLDELNQAMQQSMAQLEEYNNNKKVDQLIQAHQLLVMDTRGMTDEQLQNHLAICEQLKKKLNM